Sequence from the Deltaproteobacteria bacterium genome:
GCAGTTCAATCTCCTTCGGAGTGAGCCGTGACCCGCGGAACGAGCGGGCCATGTCGGCAATGAGGTCCGACACGGCTTCACGGAAAAGCTGGTCCCCGAGCGGCAGGCTCCAGGAGTTCGACCGGGAACGCTCCCGGATCAGGATGCGGAACAGGTCCTCGTGCTCGCGGGTGAACCTGAGGAACGTGTAGACCGACGCCTGGGTCTGGTCGATCAGGTTCGAGCCGCGGCGGTGTCGGCCATTGCGGATCGCCTCGCGCAGGGTGCGGCTCCCGGCGAGAACGAGCTCGTTGAACGCCGCCTCCTTGGAATCGAAGTAGTGGTAGAAGGTGCCGATCGAAACCCCGGCGCTTTTGACAATATCCCTGACCTGCGTTGCCCCGTATCCCTTGGCCGCGAACACCCTCTGCGCGCTGGCGAGCACATGACGGCGCGTCTGCTGCTTCTGCTGGGCACGGGGTGCATCGGACCGCATGGCTGCCTCCACCAGACGAGGCTAGTCACCGAACCCAGGTTCGGCAAAACGGCTACTGGGGTTTCCGCGGAAGCATTTCGCAGCCGACATCAATGCGCTCGGCCTCTTCATACGGAGAACCGTCGGGGAAATCCCCCGGCAGGACCGGTATTTCCGTCTGGCCGCCCGGCCCCAGGTCGCAATCCAGCCGGCAGGGCACCACGTATGGCGTCCCCACCCGGATTCCCCCCAGCCGCCGCTGGATCTTGAGCCAGCGGACCCGGTAGC
This genomic interval carries:
- a CDS encoding TetR/AcrR family transcriptional regulator, which encodes MRSDAPRAQQKQQTRRHVLASAQRVFAAKGYGATQVRDIVKSAGVSIGTFYHYFDSKEAAFNELVLAGSRTLREAIRNGRHRRGSNLIDQTQASVYTFLRFTREHEDLFRILIRERSRSNSWSLPLGDQLFREAVSDLIADMARSFRGSRLTPKEIELLAWATVSTCVGVVMRKLENREPIDLDTEPALLTRLICGGLIACTRGNLDIPAALKTG